The Akkermansia muciniphila genome includes the window TGCGCTTCATGCGTCATCAGAGGATTCCTGTTCCTGTTTTTGCTGCTCCGCAAGCCTTCTGACGGCAAAACGGTGGAAACGCCAAACGACCAGGAAAATCACCAGGGAAAGCGCAGCCATGCTGCCCCATAGCAGCCAGAACGCGGCGGAAGCCGCCCCTTCATCCCCCAGTTCTCCGGCCTGGTTCCAATAATAATAGGACAGCACCGGATTCCAGGACAGGGTGCTGCCCGGCAGAAGATGGAGGCGCGCCATGCGGTTCATGGCCGGCAGATAAGCCGCCTGGGCGGATGCTTTCATCAGGGAATCCCCCTGCGCATCATCACCCCGCGTATAATACACCTGGGCCAGCATGTACATGGCCTTGGGGTCCCCCGTTGCGTCTGCGGCGCGCCGCAGCAACCTGTAGGCTTCATCCGCATCCAGTTCCCCGCCTTTCCCGTTCTGGAGCAATTCCGCGGCCTTCAGGGCGGCAGGGGGGTAACCGATGGCGGCGGCTTCACGGTACAGGGCCAGCGCACGCGCCGCCTGTTCTCCGGAAGGAGAGCCTTCCATCAGCATGTCCGCCAGGGCAGCCATGCTGTACGGATCCTTCCATTCCGCGCCTTTTTCAAACCAGTTGAGGGCTTTTTCCCGGTCAGGAGGCATATACTTGCCGTCCCGGTACATCATGCCCAGTTCCATGACGGCGCCCAGATCCTTCCGTCCGGCCGCCTTTTCAAACCATTCCACGGCCTTGGCCGCATCCTGCGGAACGCCCAGGCCATCCCGGTACTTGAATGCCAGAAGCCCCTGCGCCGTCAGGTTGCCGCTTTCCGCAGCATGAAGGAGGTACGGAACCGACTTTTCCGGAGAGCTGTCCGGAACCAGCTTCCGCTCATAAACAAGGGCCGC containing:
- a CDS encoding tetratricopeptide repeat protein; its protein translation is MKKQCKWWLLAGLCGLCLVQPPLHASQDAPSPAPAGEGDFGTYLSSLQEKAHNGDKAAARELAVHYDVAGNAPETSKWMSEYVSLAEKGANDGDMDSMLDLGKLFYTGSRLYPKNLEKARYWFTRAADSGNAAAQYQVAVMASKGTGGPKDEETASRYYEKALQTWRKEADAGDSKAALWAALVYERKLVPDSSPEKSVPYLLHAAESGNLTAQGLLAFKYRDGLGVPQDAAKAVEWFEKAAGRKDLGAVMELGMMYRDGKYMPPDREKALNWFEKGAEWKDPYSMAALADMLMEGSPSGEQAARALALYREAAAIGYPPAALKAAELLQNGKGGELDADEAYRLLRRAADATGDPKAMYMLAQVYYTRGDDAQGDSLMKASAQAAYLPAMNRMARLHLLPGSTLSWNPVLSYYYWNQAGELGDEGAASAAFWLLWGSMAALSLVIFLVVWRFHRFAVRRLAEQQKQEQESSDDA